Genomic segment of Sphingomonas telluris:
CGGTCGGCCAGGCGAACAGTTGGAGCCTGAACAAGACGCCGCTCGGCATCCTGCTCGGCGCCAACCCCGACATCGGACGCATCGCGAAGATCGTGCCGCAGAGCGATCCGCGCATTCTGGTCGTCCGCGCCCGTGATGCCCGTCGTCCCGAGTTCGGAACGCTGATCCTCGCCTTCGCGCGCAACCCTTCTGCGCCCGGCGGATTGATGCTGGAGGGCTGGACCGCGATCGACGCACAGAACAAGCGCACGACCATCAAGCTGGACAACCAGCGATACAACGTCGCGGTGTCCGACGGCGCCTTCAGCTTCAAGATGCCGACGAAGCGCGGATCATGAAACTTGCGTAGCTAAACAAAACTGTTCATCAGGGCGTCAGGTTCGGGTGGTAAAGAGCGCATTGATCCTGCGGATCAGCCTGGGGTTTCCCCCTGTTACCCGGGCCCGCTTGATCGCCTTGCGTGACGAACGCTTGGTCGGCCCTCGCTCCATGCCCCCGGAGCGGGGGCCTTTCCTTTGCCAAGCGCCGCGAAGGAGCTAAGCGCGTCGGCGTGAACAAGACGATGAAGATCGCTTCCTGGAACGTGAACTCGGTCCGCGCGCGGATCGGCATCGTCGAGCGCCTGCTTCGCGAGGAGCAGCCCGATGTCCTGTGCCTTCAGGAGACAAAGGCTACCGACGACATCTTCCCGCGCGAGCTGTTCCACGAGCTTGGCTACAAGCATTGGGCGCTCAAGGGTCAGAAGATGCACCACGGCGTCGCGATCATCAGCAAGGTCGAGATCGGCGAACACGGCAGCCATGATTGGCAGGACAATGGCGAGGCGCGCCATGTCGGCGTCCGGCTTCCGTGCGGGCTGCGGGTGGAAAACGTCTACGTCCCGGCGGGCGGCGACATTCCCGACCGCACGGTGAACCCGAAGTTCGGCCAGAAGCTCGACTTCATCGAGCGGATGACCCGCTGGTCCGAAGGTCTGCGTGAGCCGACCCTGATCGTCGGCGACTTCAACGTCGCGCCGCTGGAGTGCGACGTCTGGAGCCACAAGGCGCTGCTCTCGGTCGTCAGCCACACGCCGGTCGAGGTGGACGCGCTTACCCGCCTCCAGCAGGCGCACGACTGGATCGACATCGGCCGGACGTTTGTGCCCGCTCCGGAACGCAACTTCACCTGGTGGAGCTATCGCTCGCCCGACTGGACGAAGAACGATCGCGGCCGTCGGCTCGACCACATGTGGGTCTCGCCGGAAGCGAAGGGCCGTGTCGTCTCGCATCGTGTGCTCGAGCCGTGCCGCAGCTGGCACCGGCCGTCTGACCACGTTCCCCTCATCTGCGAGGTCGCCGTTTGAGCCGCCGCTCCGCGGTCGAACGGGCGATCGCCGCACTGCGCACGGGCCGCGCGGTCCGCATCGAAGGCGCGGAGCCGCTGACTTTCCTGTCGATCGAGACGGCGACGCCGGAGCTGCTTCAAGCCGTGGATCCCGAGAACAAGGCGCCGCTGCTCCTGAGTGGCCGCCGCGCTGCCGCATTGTCGCTGGCCAGTGAGCGCGATGCGGCCGACCCCGCCCGACCGGTCCTCATCGAACGACAGGCCTGGCTCGATCCATCCGCCGCTCTGACGCTAGCCGACCCGGCGCAGGACTTTGCCCGCGCGCCGATCGGCCCGCTCAAGCCGCTGCATCTCGAAGCCAATGCGACGGCCGAAGCCGCTCTGGATTTGGCGCGGGCGGCGGGCCTTCTGCCTGCGGTCTGGCTCATCCCGCCTAACGCGGCGGCCGTGGACGTACCGCTCGAAGAGCTGTCCGGAGATGCGTTCCGTCCGGAAGTGACGCTGCTCGCGCGAGCGCGCCTGCCGCTGGAGGACATGCCGGAAACGCAGATATTTGCCTTCCGCGGCTCCGACGACGGTCAGGACCATGTCGCGCTTCTCGTCGGAGCGTTTGGCGGAAAGCCGCCGCTGATCCGCCTTCACAGCGAGTGCCTGACCGGTGACGTGTTCGGCTCGCTCAAGTGCGACTGCGGGCCGCAGCTGAAGGAAGCGCTGCGTCTGATCGCGGCTGCTGGCGGCGGTGTGCTGCTCTACCTGCGGCAAGAGGGGCGCGGAATCGGCCTCGCCAACAAGCTCCGCGCCTATGCCCTGCAGGATCGCGGCCTCGATACCGTCGAAGCCAACTTGCGCCTCGGCTTCGGCGACGACGAGCGGGACTATGCGCATGCTGCGGCGATCCTCCGCAAGCTCGGCATCGAGGAAGTACGGCTGCTGACGAACAATCCGCGCAAGGTCGAAGCGCTGGAGGCTGAAGGCATCAAGGTCGCTGAACGGGTGGCGCATCACATGCCCGCGAACCCGCACAATGCCGATTATCTACAAGTGAAGCGGGCGAAGAGCGGACACCTGCCCTAGCCGGCGAGACCTACCGCCGTCGCAAGGCCAAGGAAGGCCAAAAAGCCGATCGAATCCGTCATCATGGTCACGAAGACGCTGCTCGCCACCGCGGGGTCGGCGCCGAAACGCTCCAGCGTGAGCGGAATCAGGACGCCCGCGAGACCCGCAACCATGATGTTGAACAGCATGGCTGCGGCAATGACCGCGCCGAGGCCGCTGCTTCCCAGAACGAGGGTCACGCCAACGCCGATCAGGACCGCAATCGTGAGTCCGTTGAGCAACGCTACGCGGATCTCTCGCCCAACGGCCCGCCAGCGGTTTGAGCTCGTCAGCTGGTTTGTGGCGATCGCGCGAACTGTCACCGCGAGGGTCTGGGTTCCGGCATTGCCCCCGACGCCCGCGACGATCGGCATTAGCACCGCTAGAACCGCCATTCGCTCGATCGAATGTTCGAACTGCCGAATGACGAAAGCCGCGACCAGCGCCGTCAGCAGGTTCGCGACAAGCCAGCGGACGCGCGACTTGTAGCTTTCCGTGACCGGCTCGTTGATGTCGCCTTCGTCACCGGCGCCCGACAGCAGCAGAACGTCCTCGCTCGCCTCTTCTTGGATAATGTGGATGATGTCGTCCACGGTGATCATGCCGACGAGGCGGCCGCTCTCGTCGACCACTGCCGCCGACACGAGCGCGTACTTCTGGAAGCGCAGCGCGACGTCTTCCTGGTCCATGTCGACCGGGATTAGAGTCTGCTCCTTGGCCATGATGTCGCCGACCAGGGTCGAGCGCGGGCTGCGGAGGATGTTCGAAAGCTTGCAGGTGCCGACCGGATGGTGATCCGGGGAGACGACGAAAACCTCCCAGAAATCGTCGGGAAGGTCCTTCTCCTGCCGCAGGTAGTCGATGACCTGGCCGACCTTCCAGTGCGCGGGAACGGCGCACAGGTCGCGCTGCATGACCCGGCCGGCGGATTCTTCAGGATAGCTAAGCGCTTCTTCGACCGCGGCGCGGTCGTCCGGCTCCATCTTCTCGAGGACGGCCTGCTGCTCGTCCTTGTCGAGGTCTTCGATCAGGGCGACGGCGTCGTCCGTCTCCATCTGGCCCGCGAGGTCGGCGACCTGCTGCGGCTCCATCTCGTCGATCAGGTCTTCGCGGACGTGATCGTTGAGCTCTGCGAGCACGTCCGGGCTGATGATCCCGGCAAGCGCCTTGACCAAGCCTTCGCGCTCGTCCCTTCGAGCAAGTTCGATGAGGTCCGCCACGTCGGCGGGGTGGAGCGGGCCGACCAGCTCGCGGGCCGTTTCGTCATCGCCCGCGTCGACGGCATCGAGCACGCGTTCGACGAACTCCGGCCGCAGCCGGTCCTCTTCGTCCATCACCGCATGGTTTTCGGAGCCGAGATCGACAGAGGTGGCGGTGGCGATGTTCTCGCTCTCGCTCATGCCCTTCACCCCTATCTTCGACCCGTGAGCCGTCCTATTGCCGCACCCGCACTGGCGCAACCCGCCTCGCACGCCTAAATCGCCGCCAACTTCCACTTCTTGCCGGAGCAAACCGATGGCCGACGACGACCGCCTTGTATTCAACCTTTCCAGCGGCGGCGACGTCGTCATCAAGCTTCGCCCCGACCTCGCGCCCGACCACGTGGCCCGCATCACCGAGCTGACGAAGAGCGGCTTCTACGACGGCGTTCCGTTCCATCGCGTGATCCCCGGGTTCATGGCCCAGGGCGGCGACCCGACCGGCCGTGGCACCGGCGGCTCCGACCTCCCGAACCTGAAGGCCGAATTCAGCCGGGAACCGCACGTCCGCGGCGTATGCTCAATGGCCCGCACCAACGATCCGAACAGTGCGAACAGCCAGTTCTTCATCTGCTTCGACGAGGCCCGCTTCCTCGACAACCAGTACACCGTCTGGGGCGAGGTCGAGAGCGGCATGGAGCACGTCGACGCGCTTCCGAAGGGTGAGCCGCCCGCAAACCCGGGCAAGATCGTGAAGGCAGAAATCCGGCCCGCTAGCTAGCATGAAGCCGGTCGCGTTGATCACCGGAGCCTCTGCGGGGCTCGGTGCGGAGTTCGCCCGGCAACTTTCCCGAAAAGGACATCGGCTGGTCCTTGCCGCACGGCGCAAGGACCGACTCGATGCGCTTGCCGCCGAGCTCGGCAATGCCCGAACGGTGGAGATCGACCTCGGCAAGTCCGGAGCTGCCGCAGCGTTGGTCCGGGATGTCCAGGCGGCGGGCGAGCAGGTCGACCTGCTGATCAACAATGCGGGCTTCGGCCTGCGCGGGCGCTTCGTCGAACTGGACGCCGCCCGCGAGCGCGAGATGATCGACCTCAACTGCGGCGCGCTGACGGACCTGTGCCGAGCGGTCGCTCCGCAAATGATCGAGCGCCGCTCAGGCGGCATTCTCAACGTCGCCTCCACCGCGGCCTTCCAGCCGGGCCCAAAGATGGCGGTCTATTTCGCGACGAAGGCTTTTGTCCTCTCGTTCACCGAAGCGCTCCACGAAGAGCTGAAGCCGCATGGCGTGAAGGTCAGCGCTCTATGTCCCGGCCCGACCCGGACGGAGTTCGGCGAGGTCGCGGGGATCGGGACGCTCGGCCAGTTCGAGCGGCTCTCGATGGATGCTGAACCCGTCGTTCGTGCAGGCATTGAAGGCCTTGAGCGCAACCGCGCGGTCGTCATTCCGGGCGCGATCAACAAGGCGGGAGCCTGGTCGACACGCTTCGCCCCGCGCTCAATCGTGCGAAAGATTGCAGGGTCGCTGAAGTTTTGACGAACCTTTTCTCCGGGCTTGGGTTCACCACATTGAACTCGTAAGACCCGCAGCCGTTACGCGTGCGGTACGAATCTGAGAGGAAAGTGCGTGGCCGAAACCGAAACGCTTGAGCGGACCACCAACGTGAAGCTGCAGGTCGCCAACCTCCCGCCGATGGAGGGTAGCCGCGGCTTCGCCCGCCTCCCGGATTCGGCAATGAAGGCTCTCGGCCTCAGCGAAGGCGACGTGATCGAAATCGTCGGCAAGCGGTCGACGACCGCCCGGGCGCTCCGGCCTTACGCAGAGGACGCCGGGCTCGACATCATTCGCCTCGACGGCCTCCAGCGGTCCAACGCTCGCGTCGGGTCGGGCGATTTCGTCCACATCCAGAAGGCGCAGTCGAAGTCGGCAACTCGGGTCGTTCTCGCGCCGGCGCAGGACAATATCCGCCTGCAAGGCTCCGCGACGGCGTTGAAGCGCAGCTTTGCCGGCCGCCCGATGGTCGAAGGCGACGTGGTGGCGACGACCGGTCACCAGCGCATCGACTCCAATCTGCCCGAAGAAGTGCGCCAGATGCTGAGCGCGCCGGCTTTCGCTCTTCAGGAAGTCCGCCTGACCGTCGTCAGCACGACGCCGAAGGGCATCGTCCACATCGGCCCGGAAACACAGATCGAGCTTCTGCCTGAATATGCAAAGGGCGACGGCGAGCGCCGCGCGGACGTCACCTATGACGACCTGGGCGGCATGCGCGACACGAT
This window contains:
- the mgtE gene encoding magnesium transporter; translated protein: MSESENIATATSVDLGSENHAVMDEEDRLRPEFVERVLDAVDAGDDETARELVGPLHPADVADLIELARRDEREGLVKALAGIISPDVLAELNDHVREDLIDEMEPQQVADLAGQMETDDAVALIEDLDKDEQQAVLEKMEPDDRAAVEEALSYPEESAGRVMQRDLCAVPAHWKVGQVIDYLRQEKDLPDDFWEVFVVSPDHHPVGTCKLSNILRSPRSTLVGDIMAKEQTLIPVDMDQEDVALRFQKYALVSAAVVDESGRLVGMITVDDIIHIIQEEASEDVLLLSGAGDEGDINEPVTESYKSRVRWLVANLLTALVAAFVIRQFEHSIERMAVLAVLMPIVAGVGGNAGTQTLAVTVRAIATNQLTSSNRWRAVGREIRVALLNGLTIAVLIGVGVTLVLGSSGLGAVIAAAMLFNIMVAGLAGVLIPLTLERFGADPAVASSVFVTMMTDSIGFLAFLGLATAVGLAG
- a CDS encoding peptidylprolyl isomerase, giving the protein MADDDRLVFNLSSGGDVVIKLRPDLAPDHVARITELTKSGFYDGVPFHRVIPGFMAQGGDPTGRGTGGSDLPNLKAEFSREPHVRGVCSMARTNDPNSANSQFFICFDEARFLDNQYTVWGEVESGMEHVDALPKGEPPANPGKIVKAEIRPAS
- a CDS encoding SDR family NAD(P)-dependent oxidoreductase — its product is MKPVALITGASAGLGAEFARQLSRKGHRLVLAARRKDRLDALAAELGNARTVEIDLGKSGAAAALVRDVQAAGEQVDLLINNAGFGLRGRFVELDAAREREMIDLNCGALTDLCRAVAPQMIERRSGGILNVASTAAFQPGPKMAVYFATKAFVLSFTEALHEELKPHGVKVSALCPGPTRTEFGEVAGIGTLGQFERLSMDAEPVVRAGIEGLERNRAVVIPGAINKAGAWSTRFAPRSIVRKIAGSLKF
- a CDS encoding LolA family protein gives rise to the protein MSFSTNLARALAPIAIVAAAVPAQAQTNDIAKVEAHLAAVQSMTANFRQTDAKGRSDSGTLQLKRPGQIRFQYQGGDLLLVGTGGKLWFLDYSVGQANSWSLNKTPLGILLGANPDIGRIAKIVPQSDPRILVVRARDARRPEFGTLILAFARNPSAPGGLMLEGWTAIDAQNKRTTIKLDNQRYNVAVSDGAFSFKMPTKRGS
- a CDS encoding exodeoxyribonuclease III, coding for MNKTMKIASWNVNSVRARIGIVERLLREEQPDVLCLQETKATDDIFPRELFHELGYKHWALKGQKMHHGVAIISKVEIGEHGSHDWQDNGEARHVGVRLPCGLRVENVYVPAGGDIPDRTVNPKFGQKLDFIERMTRWSEGLREPTLIVGDFNVAPLECDVWSHKALLSVVSHTPVEVDALTRLQQAHDWIDIGRTFVPAPERNFTWWSYRSPDWTKNDRGRRLDHMWVSPEAKGRVVSHRVLEPCRSWHRPSDHVPLICEVAV
- the ribA gene encoding GTP cyclohydrolase II — encoded protein: MSRRSAVERAIAALRTGRAVRIEGAEPLTFLSIETATPELLQAVDPENKAPLLLSGRRAAALSLASERDAADPARPVLIERQAWLDPSAALTLADPAQDFARAPIGPLKPLHLEANATAEAALDLARAAGLLPAVWLIPPNAAAVDVPLEELSGDAFRPEVTLLARARLPLEDMPETQIFAFRGSDDGQDHVALLVGAFGGKPPLIRLHSECLTGDVFGSLKCDCGPQLKEALRLIAAAGGGVLLYLRQEGRGIGLANKLRAYALQDRGLDTVEANLRLGFGDDERDYAHAAAILRKLGIEEVRLLTNNPRKVEALEAEGIKVAERVAHHMPANPHNADYLQVKRAKSGHLP